A DNA window from Peromyscus leucopus breed LL Stock chromosome 3, UCI_PerLeu_2.1, whole genome shotgun sequence contains the following coding sequences:
- the Phc1 gene encoding polyhomeotic-like protein 1 isoform X3 translates to METESEQNSSSTNGSSSSGGSSRPQIAQMSLYERQAVQALQALQRQPNAAQYFHQFMLQQQLSNAQLHSLAAVQQATIAASRQASSPNSSTAQQQSATTQASINLATTSAAQLISRSQSVSSPSATTLTQSVLLGNTTSPPLNQSQAQMYLRPQLGNLLQVNRTLGRNVPLASQLILMPNGAVAAVQQEVPPAQSPGVHADADQVQNLAVRNQQASAQGPQMPGSTQKAIPPGASPVSGLSQASSQALAVAQASSGASGQSLNLSQAGGGSGNSLPGSMGPGGGGQAPGGLGQLPSSGLGGGSCPRKGTGVVQPLPPAQTVTVSQGSQTEAESVAAKKADADGSGQQSVGMNLTRTATPAPSQTLISSATYTQIQPHSLIQQQQQIHLQQKQVVIQQQIAIHHQQQFQHRQSQLLHTATHLQLAQQQQQQQQQQQQQQPQATTLTAPQPAQVPPTQQVPPSQSQQQAQTLVVQPMLQSSPLSLPPDPTPKPPIPIQSKPPVAPIKPPQLGAAKMSATQQPPPHIPVQVVGTRQPGTAQAQALGLAQLAAAVPTSRGMPGAVQPGQAHLASSPPSSQASGALQECPPALAPGMTLAPVQGTAHVVKGGPTASSPVMAQVPAAFYMQSVHLPGKPQTLAVKRKAESEEERDDSSTLGSVLPTKASPASESPKVLEEKNSVGEKAEPAASLNANPPSSDLVALAPTQSVPPPTLALVSRQMGDSKPPQAIVKPQILTHIIEGFVIQEGAEPFPVGCSQLLKESEKPLQAGLLTGLNESQSSGPLGGDSPSIELDKKASLLKCEYCGKYAPAEQFRGSKRFCSMTCAKRYNVSCSHQFRLKRKKMKEFQEASYARVRRRGPRRSSSDIARAKIQGKRHRGQEDSSRGSDNSSYDEALSPTSPGPLSVRPGHGERDLGNTITAPPTPELHGINPVFLSSNPSRWSVEEVYEFIASLQGCQEIAEEFRSQEIDGQALLLLKEEHLMSAMNIKLGPALKICAKINVLKET, encoded by the exons ATGGAGACTGAGAGTGAGCAGAACTCTAGCTCTACCAACGGGAGTTCCAGCTCGGGGGGCAGCTCTCGGCCCCAGATAGCACAAATGTCCCTGTATGAGCGGCAGGCAGTGCAG GCTCTGCAAGCACTGCAGCGGCAACCCAATGCAGCTCAGTATTTCCACCAGTTCATGCTCCAGCAGCAGCTCAGTAATGCCCAGCTGCATAGCCTGGCAGCCGTTCAGCAG GCCACAATTGCTGCCAGTCGGCAGGCTAGCTCCCCAAACAGCAGCACTGCACAGCAGCAGAGCGCTACCACCCAGGCCTCG ATCAACCTGGCGACCACATCAGCTGCCCAGCTCATCAGCCGATCCCAGAGTGTGAGCTCTCCCAGCGCTACCACCTTGACCCAGTCTGTGTTACTGGGGAACACCACTTCCCCACCCCTCAACCAGTCCCAGGCCCAGATGTATCTGCGG CCACAGCTGGGAAACCTATTGCAGGTTAACCGGACCTTGGGCCGGAATGTGCCTCTAGCCTCCCAACTCATCCTGATGCCCAATGGGGCAGTGGCTGCAGTCCAGCAGGAGGTGCCACCCGCTCAGTCTCCGGGAGTTCATGCAGATGCAGATCAG GTGCAGAACTTGGCAGTGAGGAACCAGCAGGCCTCAGCTCAAGGACCCCAGATGCCAGGCTCCACTCAGAAGGCCATCCCTCCTGGAGCTTCTCCTGTTTCTGGCCTCTCCCAGGCTTCTAGCCAGGCCCTAGCTGTGGCCCAGGCTTCTTCTGGGGCCTCAGGCCAGTCACTCAACCTTAGTCAAGCTGGTGGAGGCAGTGGGAATAGCCTCCCAGGCTCTATGGGCCCAGGTGGAGGTGGCCAGGCGCCTGGGGGCTTGGGTCAGTTGCCATCTTCAGGATTGGGTGGTGGAAGCTGTCCCCGGAAGGGCACAGGAGTGGTGCAGCCCTTACCCCCAGCTCAAACAGTGACTGTGAGCCAGGGCAGCCAGACAGAGGCGGAGAGTGTGGCTGCCAAGAAGGCAGACGCAGATGGGAGTGGCCAGCAGAGTGTGGGCATGAACCTGACCCGGACGGCCACGCCAGCCCCCAGCCAGACGCTTATTAGCTCAG ccacatacacacagatccAGCCCCATTCACtgattcagcagcagcagcagatccaCCTCCAGCAGAAACAAGTGGTGATCCAGCAGCAGATCGCCATCCACCACCAGCAGCAGTTCCAGCACCGCCAGTCCCAGCTGcttcacacagccacacacctcCAGttggcccagcagcagcagcaacagcagcagcagcagcagcaacagcagccgcAAGCAACAACCCTCACTGCCCCTCAGCCAGCCCAGGTCCCACCTACTCAGCAGGTCCCACCCTCCCAGTCCCAACAGCAAGCTCAGACCCTGGTGGTCCAACCCATGCTTCAGTCTTCACCCCTGTCTCTTCCACCTGACCCAACCCCCAAACCACCCATCCCCATTCAGTCCAAACCACCTGTAGCACCCATCAAACCTCCTCAACTCGGAGCTGCTAAGATGTCAGCTACCCAGCAGCCACCACCACATATCCCTGTGCAGGTTGTCGGTACCCGGCAGCCAGGCACAGCCCAGGCACAGGCTTTGGGATTAGCACAGCTGGCAGCTGCTGTACCTACTTCCCGGGGAATGCCAGGGGCAGTCCAGCCTGGCCAGGCCCATCTGGCCTCCTCGCCACCTTCATCACAGGCTTCTGGTGCACTTCAGGAGTGTCCTCCCGCGTTGGCGCCCGGGATGACCCTTGCTCCTGTACAGGGAACGGCACATGTGGTCAAGGGTGGGCCTACAGCCTCCTCCCCTGTCATGGCCCAAGTCCCTGCTGCTTTCTACATGCAGTCTGTGCACCTGCCG GGTAAACCCCAGACATTGGCTGTGAAACGAAAAGCTGAgtctgaggaggagagagatgacAGCTCCACGTTGGGCTCTGTGCTTCCCACAAAGGCATCACCAGCATCAGAGAGCCCAAAGGTGCTGGAGGAGAAGAACAGTGTTGGAG agaaagCTGAACCAGCGGCCAGTTTGAATGCTAATCCTCCAAGCAGTGACTTAGTAGCCTTGGCCCCTACCCAATCAGTACCACCTCCTACTCTAGCCTTGGTGTCCAGACAGATGGGTGACTCAAAACCCCCACAGGCCATTGTGAAGCCACAGATTCTCACGCACATCATTGAAGGCTTTGTTATCCAGGAAGGAGCAGAGCCTTTCCCG GTGGGATGTTCTCAGTTACTGAAGGAATCTGAGAAGCCACTGCAGGCTGGCCTTCTGACAGGGCTGAATGAGAGTCAGTCAAGTGGCCCTTTGGGAGGAGACAGCCCCTCCATAG AGTTAGATAAGAAAGCCAGTCTCCTGAAGTGCGAGTATTGCGGGAAGTACGCCCCGGCAGAGCAGTTCCGTGGCTCTAAGAGGTTTTGCTCCATGACGTGTGCAAAGAG GTACAATGTGAGCTGTAGCCACCAGTTCCgcctgaagagaaaaaaaatgaaggagttTCAGGAAGCCAGCTACGCCCGTGTTCGGAGGCGAGGACCCCGCCGCAGCTCTTCTGACATTGCGCGTGCTAAGATCCAGGGCAAGCGCCATCGG GGTCAGGAGGACTCTAGCCGGGGCTCGGATAATTCCAGTTATGACGAAGCACTCTCCCCAACATCTCCTGGGCCACTGTCAGTAAGACCTGGACATGGAGAACGTGACCTAGGAAACACCATTACAGCTCCACCTACACCAGAATTGCATGGCATCAACCCTGTGTTTCTGTCCAGTAATCCCAGCCGATGGAGTGTGGAGGAGGTCTACGAGTTTATTGCTTCTCTGCAAG GCTGCCAAGAGATTGCAGAAGAGTTTCGTTCCCAGGAGATTGATGGACAAGCCCTTTTATTACTTAAAGAAGAACATCTTATGAGTGCCATGAACATCAAATTAGGTCCTGCCCTCAAGATCTGTGCCAAGATCAATGTCCTCAAGGAGACCTAA